One genomic region from Armatimonadota bacterium encodes:
- a CDS encoding DUF502 domain-containing protein: MRHRLRTYLIAGLLVVLPLAVTFLVLRWLFTTLDSVLLPLFRRLGWNVPGLGLIAGVALILLVGAVASNMLGRRVIAWIEGLVLRLPLARTIYSSIRDLSSSILGDRRAAFQQVVLIEWPRRGTYALGFITGRHAGPGGEAVHVFVPGTPNPTAGFVVITRPDEAVPVALTVEEALRFIISGGMSRPPEALVAAIGQRRREEVAS; this comes from the coding sequence GTGCGCCACCGCCTGCGCACCTACCTGATCGCCGGCCTGCTGGTCGTCCTGCCACTGGCGGTCACCTTCCTGGTCCTGCGCTGGCTCTTCACCACGCTGGACAGCGTCCTGCTGCCGCTCTTCCGGCGGCTGGGGTGGAACGTCCCGGGGCTCGGGCTCATCGCCGGGGTCGCGCTGATCCTGCTGGTGGGGGCGGTGGCCAGCAACATGCTGGGGCGGCGGGTCATCGCCTGGATCGAGGGACTGGTGTTGCGCCTGCCGCTGGCCCGGACGATCTACTCCTCCATCCGCGACCTGAGCAGCTCGATCCTGGGGGACCGCCGGGCGGCCTTCCAGCAGGTCGTCCTCATCGAGTGGCCGCGCCGGGGGACCTATGCGCTCGGTTTCATCACAGGGCGGCATGCGGGTCCGGGGGGCGAGGCGGTGCACGTCTTCGTCCCCGGCACTCCCAACCCCACCGCCGGGTTCGTGGTCATCACCCGGCCCGACGAAGCGGTCCCGGTGGCCCTCACCGTCGAGGAGGCGCTGCGCTTCATCATCTCCGGCGGCATGTCCCGTCCGCCGGAGGCGCTCGTCGCCGCCATCGGCCAGCGACGACGGGAGGAGGTGGCCTCGTGA
- a CDS encoding cytidine deaminase has product MTPRGAAAARATAVRPVRGAGATPAALVAAARASRRRAYAPYSGYRVGAAVLTADGAVFTGANVENASYGLSLCAERAAIITAVAAGHRRLRAVAVAVGGPEAAPCGACRQVMAEFGVTEVYLAGRGGRVQVRRLADLLPGAFTRAALAAARPRARDRGTRTPAHAGRTPRRARPRR; this is encoded by the coding sequence GTGACACCCCGGGGCGCCGCCGCGGCCCGCGCGACGGCGGTCCGGCCGGTGCGGGGGGCCGGCGCCACCCCCGCAGCCCTGGTGGCCGCGGCGCGCGCATCCCGCCGCCGGGCGTACGCGCCCTACTCCGGCTACCGCGTGGGGGCCGCCGTGCTGACCGCCGACGGGGCGGTCTTTACCGGGGCCAACGTGGAGAACGCGTCGTACGGGCTCTCGCTGTGCGCCGAGCGTGCGGCCATCATCACGGCCGTGGCGGCCGGGCACCGCCGCCTGCGCGCCGTGGCCGTGGCCGTGGGCGGGCCCGAGGCCGCCCCCTGCGGGGCCTGCCGCCAGGTGATGGCGGAGTTTGGGGTGACGGAGGTCTACCTGGCCGGTCGGGGCGGGCGGGTGCAGGTGCGCCGGCTCGCGGACCTCCTGCCGGGTGCGTTCACCCGCGCCGCGCTGGCGGCCGCCCGGCCCCGGGCCCGCGACCGCGGTACCCGCACCCCGGCTCATGCCGGACGGACCCCGCGCCGCGCCCGCCCCCGTCGC